One Lytechinus variegatus isolate NC3 chromosome 14, Lvar_3.0, whole genome shotgun sequence genomic region harbors:
- the LOC121427856 gene encoding uncharacterized protein LOC121427856: MYVANRVERILQTSCPEQWNYVSSAENPADHASRGLTTEEMLSSNWLTGPTFLWKSDIPTQDVDVEVSPDDVEVKSAATVHVTQVENFTSFEDRLTRFSSLHNAVSAVAVIVKCCYRKKDLSIDEVEARRIAERNIIRAIQKEAFREERKQIKSDPSVGSKSNTLKQLDPFLDNDNLLRVGGRLKKAEMMYGAKHPIILPKRSHLSNLVALHYHQRTAHQGRNLTINAIRSSGYWIIGCRSIVSSLISKCVICIKSRGKPRGQKMADLPQDRVEPSPPFAYCGLDCFGPFTIKEGRKEIKRYGLILTCMAMRAVHIEMLDDLSTDAFLNGLRCFIAIQGNVRLIRCDQGSNFIGAKHELKKGLRELDGDRVATQLLKLDCEFKMNPPSSSHMGGIWERQIRNVRNVLDGILEQSGTQLNTSSLRTFLYEAMAIINSRPLTVEDLECADGPLPLTPNNVLTMKSGIVMPPPGKFEREDLYLSKRWRRVQYLTDLFWIRWKKEYLHTLQTRKTWPKQQRNFEVNDIVMLQDDGFCRTHWSIAKVVQTFVSDDGFVRRVKLLKATPDLDKNGKPLQKRTVLERPVHKLISLVPNSD; this comes from the coding sequence ATGTATGTTGCCAATCGTGTTGAACGCATACTTCAGACTTCATGCCCAGAACAATGGAATTATGTATCCAGTGCTGAGAATCCTGCTGATCATGCTTCTCGAGGATTGACGACAGAAGAAATGCTATCATCCAACTGGCTTACAGGACCTACCTTTCTTTGGAAGAGTGATATTCCTACACAAGATGTCGATGTTGAGGTTTCTCCTGACGATGTTGAAGTGAAATCAGCAGCTACTGTTCATGTTACACAGGTAGAGAACTTCACATCTTTCGAAGATAGATTGACTCGGTTCTCCAGTCTTCATAATGCAGTGTCAGCAGTTGCAGTGATAGTAAAGTGCTGCTACAGAAAGAAGGACCTGAGCATTGATGAAGTAGAAGCAAGACGAATAGCGGAAAGGAATATTATCCGTGCAATTCAGAAAGAAGCATTTCGTGAAGAAAGGAAGCAAATCAAGTCAGATCCCTCAGTCGGTTCAAAGTCCAACACATTGAAGCAGCTTGACCCTTTCCTTGATAATGACAATCTTCTACGGGTGGGAGGTCGGTTGAAAAAGGCCGAGATGATGTATGGTGCAAAACATCCTATCATCCTACCAAAGCGAAGCCATCTATCCAACCTCGTTGCCTTGCACTATCATCAAAGAACTGCACATCAAGGAAGAAATCTGACCATCAATGCCATTCGTTCCAGTGGATATTGGATCATTGGTTGCAGGAGTATTGTCTCATCTCTAATCAGCAAGTGTGTAATCTGTATCAAATCCCGAGGCAAGCCAAGAGGACAAAAGATGGCCGATCTACCTCAGGATAGAGTAGAGCCTTCTCCTCCTTTCGCCTACTGTGGACTTGACTGTTTTGGTCCCTTTACTAtcaaggaaggaagaaaggagatAAAGCGATATGGGCTCATTCTTACCTGTATGGCTATGAGGGCCGTACATATCGAAATGCTAGACGATCTGTCCACCGATGCATTTCTCAATGGACTAAGATGTTTCATTGCTATCCAGGGAAATGTTCGCCTCATTCGTTGTGATCAAGGATCTAACTTCATTGGAGCCAAGCATGAATTGAAAAAAGGCCTCCGTGAATTAGATGGAGATCGCGTTGCCACTCAATTACTGAAACTTGACTGCGAATTCAAGATGAACCCTCCTTCTTCAAGTCACATGGGAGGAATCTGGGAACGACAAATCAGGAATGTCAGAAATGTTCTCGATGGAATACTAGAACAGTCAGGAACTCAACTAAATACATCCTCTCTTCGAACGTTCCTGTACGAAGCTATGGCTATCATCAATAGCAGGCCATTGACAGTTGAAGATCTGGAATGTGCGGATGGTCCACTCCCCTTGACTCCGAATAATGTCTTGACCATGAAGTCAGGTATTGTGATGCCCCCACCAGGAAAATTTGAGAGAGAAGACCTCTATCTCTCAAAAAGATGGAGACGTGTGCAATACTTAACAGATCTCTTTTGGATTCGTTGGAAGAAAGAGTATCTTCACACCCTCCAAACCAGGAAGACCTGGCCAAAACAACAGCGAAACTTCGAGGTAAATGACATAGTCATGCTACAAGACGATGGTTTTTGTAGAACACACTGGAGTATAGCCAAGGTTGTTCAGACTTTCGTAAGCGATGATGGCTTCGTTCGTCGAGTTAAACTTCTCAAGGCAACTCCGGACTTAGACAAGAATGGAAAACCTCTCCAAAAGAGAACTGTGCTTGAAAGACCTGTCCACAAGCTGATCTCCTTAGTCCCTAACTCCGACTAA